A genome region from Bradyrhizobium sp. 186 includes the following:
- a CDS encoding glucose 1-dehydrogenase, translating to MSNQVVLITGGLTGIGRAAAVAFAKKGAKVVVAGRRDEAGQALVKELRSFGSEAEFINADVRKEDNVRAMVDKTVARFGRLDVAVNNAATEGQVGPITDQTAESFAATFETNVLGVVLSMKHEVRAMQAQASGSIINISSTYGHRGAAYASMYVGAKHAVEGITKSVALEIAKSGIRVNAVGPGPTDTGMLTRFTGTAENKAALATQVPFARLGLSEEVADGIVFLGSDEARFITGHVLNVDGGHTAN from the coding sequence ATGAGCAATCAAGTTGTCTTGATCACGGGTGGACTTACCGGCATCGGTCGCGCCGCCGCCGTCGCCTTCGCCAAGAAGGGCGCGAAGGTGGTCGTTGCCGGCCGGCGTGATGAGGCCGGCCAGGCGCTCGTTAAGGAGCTGCGCTCGTTCGGTTCCGAGGCCGAGTTCATCAACGCCGACGTCCGCAAGGAGGATAACGTCCGCGCGATGGTCGACAAGACCGTCGCACGGTTTGGCCGTCTCGATGTCGCGGTGAACAATGCCGCCACCGAAGGCCAGGTCGGTCCGATCACGGACCAGACCGCGGAAAGCTTTGCCGCGACGTTCGAGACCAACGTTCTCGGCGTGGTCCTGAGCATGAAGCACGAAGTGCGCGCCATGCAGGCCCAGGCGAGCGGCAGCATCATCAACATCTCCTCGACCTATGGGCACAGGGGCGCGGCCTATGCCTCGATGTATGTCGGCGCCAAGCACGCCGTCGAAGGCATCACCAAGTCGGTGGCGCTCGAAATCGCCAAGTCGGGAATTCGCGTCAACGCTGTCGGGCCAGGCCCCACGGACACCGGCATGCTGACCCGCTTCACCGGCACGGCAGAGAACAAGGCGGCCCTGGCGACACAGGTTCCGTTCGCTCGGCTCGGCCTCTCGGAGGAGGTCGCCGATGGCATCGTGTTCCTCGGCTCGGACGAAGCCAGGTTCATCACGGGTCACGTCCTCAACGTCGACGGCGGTCACACCGCCAACTGA
- a CDS encoding ester cyclase has translation MTQTIEEKNKAFVLEAFETLFNKRDYAAAERFWSPNYIQHSAHIPPGREGLFALVKGTPDSLHYENGLIVANGDYVVLHGRFSGMGLPANWIVVDIVRLGNGQLAEHWDVIEDEATKEASVSGLPMFGTTFPSG, from the coding sequence ATGACGCAGACAATCGAGGAAAAGAATAAGGCTTTCGTGTTGGAGGCTTTCGAAACACTTTTCAACAAGAGGGACTATGCCGCTGCGGAGCGTTTCTGGTCTCCGAACTACATTCAGCATAGCGCGCACATTCCGCCGGGACGCGAGGGCCTCTTCGCGTTGGTCAAGGGCACACCCGACAGCCTCCATTACGAGAACGGACTTATTGTCGCCAACGGAGACTACGTGGTGCTCCACGGCCGGTTCTCAGGCATGGGCCTGCCGGCGAACTGGATCGTGGTGGATATCGTGCGCCTCGGGAACGGCCAACTTGCCGAGCACTGGGACGTCATCGAGGACGAAGCGACAAAGGAAGCGTCCGTTAGCGGCCTGCCCATGTTCGGGACGACATTTCCCTCGGGATGA
- a CDS encoding amidohydrolase family protein, with product MIKDVFVVDASAHSYNLREDNYAAGRYSRAVVDAFYGAHYGLSPVGYRLPRGQFARDWTLAETAKVLFVESDYDFACHHVTPINAFKDGGCSIEKAREARERWPERFQVYAGVDPVFPEHALDSLEQQVEELKPVGIKLYPNSYTADGVVGWHMDDPEIAFPIFQRAHDLGLKAVAIHKAIPLGPVPMDHYRMDDIDAAAAAFPDLQFEVVHGGFAFIEETAFQLARFPNVWVNLETTSNLAVAKPGAFERVIAGLITHAGEGALDRLMWASGATVLHAEPPLRWFWERFQFSPEMREREGLPEITEEIKRKLLGLNYLRMHGLDVKALAKSIEGDEFAVERAKGKPEPYATTYSKGFAE from the coding sequence TTGATTAAAGACGTATTCGTTGTCGATGCATCGGCGCACAGCTACAATCTTCGAGAAGACAATTATGCTGCAGGCCGGTATTCGCGAGCCGTTGTCGATGCCTTCTATGGCGCCCACTATGGCCTGTCCCCAGTGGGCTATAGGCTTCCCCGTGGGCAATTCGCGCGCGACTGGACGCTTGCAGAAACCGCAAAGGTGCTGTTCGTCGAAAGCGATTACGATTTCGCCTGTCATCATGTCACCCCGATAAACGCTTTCAAGGACGGCGGGTGCAGCATTGAGAAAGCCCGGGAGGCCCGCGAAAGATGGCCTGAGCGGTTTCAGGTCTATGCTGGAGTGGATCCCGTATTTCCAGAGCATGCGCTCGACTCGCTCGAGCAGCAGGTCGAAGAGTTGAAGCCGGTCGGCATAAAGCTTTATCCGAATAGCTACACGGCGGACGGTGTCGTCGGATGGCATATGGATGATCCGGAAATCGCCTTTCCTATATTCCAGCGGGCCCACGATCTAGGGCTCAAGGCCGTCGCCATCCATAAGGCCATCCCTCTTGGACCCGTGCCGATGGATCACTACCGGATGGACGACATCGATGCGGCCGCTGCAGCGTTTCCCGATTTGCAGTTCGAGGTCGTGCACGGCGGTTTCGCGTTCATCGAGGAGACGGCGTTTCAACTGGCGCGATTTCCGAACGTCTGGGTGAACCTCGAAACCACATCGAACCTTGCGGTCGCCAAACCGGGTGCGTTCGAGAGGGTCATTGCCGGCCTCATCACACATGCCGGAGAAGGCGCGCTCGACCGGCTCATGTGGGCGTCGGGTGCCACTGTCTTACACGCTGAACCGCCGCTCCGATGGTTCTGGGAACGATTCCAATTCTCGCCCGAAATGCGTGAACGAGAAGGCCTCCCGGAAATCACCGAGGAGATCAAGAGAAAACTCCTTGGACTCAATTATCTTCGAATGCATGGGCTTGATGTGAAAGCTCTCGCGAAGAGCATCGAAGGTGATGAATTCGCCGTTGAACGGGCAAAAGGGAAGCCAGAACCCTACGCGACCACCTACTCAAAGGGGTTTGCAGAATGA
- a CDS encoding iron-sulfur cluster assembly protein translates to MTAFTQEDVISRLHEIIDPCSAATKVPLSIVEMGMVENVELASGNVVVALRMTSPLCHALPYFQMEVERVLAGIPGIRGVKCTFDHGGNWQPDNMTVSAQRKLADRREFVRSRAGVYVEGE, encoded by the coding sequence ATGACGGCCTTTACGCAAGAAGATGTGATTTCGCGTCTGCATGAGATAATTGACCCTTGCAGCGCTGCCACCAAAGTCCCTTTGTCGATAGTCGAGATGGGAATGGTCGAGAACGTGGAATTAGCATCGGGGAATGTGGTGGTCGCCCTTCGCATGACATCACCGTTGTGTCACGCGCTGCCGTATTTCCAGATGGAAGTCGAGCGCGTGCTCGCCGGCATTCCTGGTATCCGTGGCGTCAAATGTACGTTTGACCATGGCGGGAATTGGCAACCGGACAATATGACTGTCAGCGCACAACGGAAGCTTGCCGACCGACGTGAGTTCGTCCGGAGCCGGGCAGGGGTGTATGTCGAAGGAGAATGA
- a CDS encoding winged helix-turn-helix domain-containing protein translates to MGDPADASTQVLAFGPFRLLPAQRMLLEGDAPVRLGSRALDILIALVERPGEVVSKEELVTRAWPNTFVEETNLRVHIGALRKVLGHGLSVGGYVANVPGRGYSFVAPVTREGPPAAHGPARERLYNLPPTLTRMIGRAQVVSELADHIPRERFLTLVGPGGIGKTTVALELAQKLDESYKDRAHFVDLASLANPQLVPTAVASTFEFHTLSQDPLAELVVLLQDKQALLVLDNCEHLIEAVAVLTERIFAEAPGVHILATSREPVRATGEWVHRLSSLEIPPVSPHSAAEALSFSAIQLFTQRAMASLESFTLTDANAPIVADICRRVDGIPLAIELAAGRVDSFGIQELADRLGDQLSVLTKGRRAALLRHQTMRATLDWSYQFLPPAEQVLLCRLAIFRGTFTLTSATAVATCEKLRAPDVFDPIANLVAKSLITADVSGEIVHYRLLDSTRAYATEKLEQSGEYAAMSRRRAVHCCAVLDNAERDWERQSKTEWLRNYARWIDDVRAALDWAFSSAGDASLGIALTAASTPVWFALSFVREYRERAQRALEAIPTASIAKPELEMKINVALGAAIFNTQGIVPEIATAYARALEIAEHLGASTYALRALWGLARERYVQGDYRAALSFCERFGQVAKTSGDQAADLVHDRMMALALHLVGRQAEARLYADRTLNHPAAVIRTAHKSFHEYDNRVAARSHLARILWVQGFPDQAAAIAQEGVAYGLSLEYPPPLCYVLAYAACPIAFWNGDMAMATSNVQLLLKQSANLSFGYWQSWRYCYEQVAALGDDDGTFEFKQRLDSLRASAIGPIYSDLLSTLREELTGPETIARAEAGEAGWCAAEILRAKGMQILKDGGPNAAEAAEVPLLRSLDIARQQGAHSWELRTATSLARLWRERRRIAQARDLLAPVYGRFSEGFATADLRTAKSVIDELA, encoded by the coding sequence ATGGGCGATCCAGCGGACGCCAGCACTCAGGTCCTCGCTTTCGGGCCGTTCCGGCTCCTTCCGGCGCAGCGCATGCTGCTGGAGGGCGATGCACCCGTTCGGCTCGGCAGTCGGGCACTCGACATTCTGATCGCTCTGGTCGAACGCCCCGGCGAGGTCGTCAGCAAGGAGGAACTCGTCACCCGGGCTTGGCCGAACACTTTCGTCGAGGAGACAAATCTCCGGGTGCATATCGGCGCGCTTCGGAAGGTGCTGGGACACGGCCTGTCCGTCGGCGGGTATGTCGCGAATGTTCCTGGTCGAGGCTACAGCTTCGTCGCGCCGGTTACGCGTGAGGGCCCCCCTGCAGCCCACGGCCCGGCACGGGAGCGGCTTTACAATCTGCCGCCTACGCTGACCCGGATGATCGGCCGCGCCCAGGTGGTCAGTGAGCTGGCGGACCACATCCCGCGCGAGCGCTTTCTGACCCTCGTCGGCCCTGGCGGCATCGGTAAGACCACAGTTGCGCTGGAGTTGGCGCAAAAATTAGACGAGTCCTACAAGGATCGTGCCCATTTCGTCGATCTGGCCTCGCTCGCAAATCCTCAACTGGTCCCCACCGCAGTTGCCTCGACATTCGAATTCCACACCCTCTCCCAAGATCCGCTTGCTGAGCTGGTTGTCTTGCTTCAGGATAAGCAGGCTCTGCTCGTGCTCGACAACTGCGAGCATTTGATTGAGGCCGTCGCAGTCCTGACGGAAAGAATCTTCGCGGAGGCACCTGGCGTCCATATTCTTGCGACCAGCCGCGAGCCCGTGCGCGCTACAGGAGAGTGGGTGCACCGCCTTTCATCTTTGGAGATTCCTCCGGTGTCGCCGCACTCCGCCGCGGAGGCGCTCTCCTTCTCCGCCATCCAGCTCTTTACTCAGCGCGCTATGGCGAGCCTGGAATCGTTCACGCTGACCGATGCGAATGCGCCGATCGTGGCCGACATCTGTCGTCGGGTCGATGGCATTCCGCTGGCCATCGAGCTCGCCGCGGGTCGGGTTGACTCCTTCGGCATTCAGGAACTGGCTGATCGGCTCGGTGATCAGCTATCTGTCTTGACCAAGGGCCGCCGTGCGGCATTGCTGCGTCACCAGACTATGCGCGCGACATTGGACTGGAGCTATCAGTTTCTGCCGCCGGCCGAACAGGTGCTGCTCTGTCGGTTGGCAATCTTTCGGGGAACTTTTACGCTCACCTCGGCCACCGCGGTTGCCACCTGTGAGAAGCTCCGTGCGCCGGATGTGTTCGACCCCATTGCCAATCTGGTTGCCAAGTCGCTGATCACGGCCGATGTCAGCGGAGAGATAGTTCACTATCGCTTGCTCGACAGCACCCGCGCCTACGCGACCGAGAAGCTCGAGCAGAGCGGCGAATACGCAGCGATGTCCAGGCGGCGCGCGGTGCATTGTTGCGCGGTTCTCGACAATGCGGAACGTGATTGGGAGAGACAATCAAAAACTGAATGGCTCAGGAACTATGCCAGGTGGATCGATGATGTACGTGCCGCACTGGACTGGGCCTTCTCGTCTGCCGGCGATGCGTCTTTAGGAATTGCCCTGACCGCCGCTTCAACACCTGTCTGGTTCGCGCTGTCGTTCGTTAGAGAGTACCGGGAGCGTGCGCAGCGGGCGCTGGAAGCTATCCCCACTGCCTCGATTGCGAAGCCAGAACTGGAGATGAAGATCAACGTTGCCCTTGGGGCGGCGATCTTCAATACTCAGGGCATCGTTCCGGAGATAGCCACGGCCTATGCGAGGGCACTCGAAATCGCCGAGCACCTCGGCGCGTCAACGTACGCGCTGCGCGCACTGTGGGGACTCGCGAGAGAACGCTATGTCCAAGGCGACTATCGTGCGGCCCTCAGCTTCTGTGAGAGGTTCGGCCAGGTGGCTAAGACATCGGGCGACCAAGCGGCCGATCTCGTACATGATCGAATGATGGCGCTCGCGCTCCATCTCGTGGGCAGACAGGCGGAGGCGCGTCTGTATGCCGACCGCACGCTCAACCATCCGGCCGCGGTAATCCGAACGGCACACAAGAGCTTCCACGAATATGACAACCGGGTGGCGGCACGCTCCCATCTCGCGCGCATACTTTGGGTCCAGGGCTTCCCGGATCAGGCGGCTGCGATAGCCCAAGAGGGTGTCGCATACGGCCTCTCGCTCGAATACCCGCCGCCGCTTTGCTACGTGCTGGCATATGCGGCCTGTCCGATCGCATTCTGGAATGGCGATATGGCGATGGCGACAAGTAATGTGCAGCTGTTACTCAAGCAGTCGGCGAATCTTTCCTTCGGCTATTGGCAGTCCTGGAGATATTGCTACGAACAGGTGGCGGCTCTCGGGGACGACGATGGTACGTTCGAATTCAAGCAGCGCCTGGATTCTCTGCGCGCATCCGCAATCGGCCCAATTTATTCAGATTTGCTCAGCACGTTGCGCGAGGAACTGACTGGACCGGAAACAATCGCCCGCGCCGAGGCAGGTGAAGCGGGCTGGTGCGCTGCAGAGATCCTGCGCGCCAAGGGGATGCAAATTCTGAAAGATGGCGGCCCGAACGCCGCCGAAGCAGCGGAGGTCCCGCTGCTGCGATCGCTCGACATCGCGCGGCAGCAGGGGGCCCATTCCTGGGAACTGCGTACTGCCACGAGTCTCGCGCGATTGTGGAGAGAGAGACGCCGCATTGCGCAGGCGCGTGATCTGTTGGCGCCCGTGTACGGTCGCTTCAGCGAAGGGTTCGCGACCGCGGATTTGAGGACGGCGAAAAGCGTCATCGACGAGCTCGCATGA
- a CDS encoding heme-binding protein, which produces MANVVKKNSISSELAQKMVDQAVAKARKIGVAENVAILDDGGNLKAFSRMDGAPILSIEIAQNKAYTALFGVSTQDFFNFIQDDPSLLAGIPTLARVAAYGGGFPIKVDGEIVGAIGVSGAPTVQNDVDCARAALALVPDAVPAE; this is translated from the coding sequence ATGGCTAACGTGGTGAAGAAAAACAGCATTTCTTCTGAACTAGCACAGAAAATGGTGGATCAAGCGGTGGCGAAAGCGAGGAAAATTGGCGTTGCCGAGAACGTGGCGATTCTCGATGACGGTGGCAATCTCAAAGCCTTCAGCCGGATGGATGGGGCCCCGATCCTTTCCATCGAGATTGCGCAGAACAAGGCGTACACAGCTCTGTTCGGCGTCTCCACACAGGACTTTTTCAACTTTATCCAGGACGACCCGTCGCTTTTGGCCGGCATCCCCACGCTTGCGCGTGTGGCGGCCTACGGTGGAGGGTTTCCCATCAAGGTGGACGGCGAAATTGTCGGGGCGATCGGGGTCAGCGGGGCACCCACAGTGCAGAACGACGTCGATTGCGCGAGAGCAGCCCTGGCGCTCGTACCCGACGCGGTGCCGGCTGAGTAA
- a CDS encoding glucose 1-dehydrogenase, giving the protein MSAPVVLITGALTGIGRATALAFAREGARMVVSGRRHEAGQALATELRNLGAEAEFVRVDVRHDDEVRNLIDQTVARFGRLDVAVNNAGTEGKPGPVTEQSEESYAATFDTNVLGTLLSMKHELRVMQPQGSGSIINLSSTMGQRGAPGASMYTASKHAVEGLTKAAAVEGAEFGVRVNAVAPGPVETEMLNRFTGGADRKAGLIAGVPLKRAGKPEEIARAIVYLASDDASFVTGQILGVNGGKTAS; this is encoded by the coding sequence ATGAGCGCCCCTGTTGTGCTGATCACCGGCGCCCTGACGGGCATCGGCCGTGCGACCGCCCTGGCCTTTGCGCGCGAAGGCGCCCGCATGGTTGTCTCCGGCCGGCGCCACGAAGCGGGCCAGGCCCTGGCTACTGAATTGCGCAATTTGGGTGCGGAGGCTGAATTCGTCCGTGTCGACGTGCGCCACGACGACGAAGTGCGCAATCTGATCGATCAAACGGTCGCACGATTTGGTCGCCTCGACGTCGCCGTCAACAACGCCGGCACTGAAGGCAAGCCAGGTCCGGTGACGGAGCAATCCGAAGAAAGCTACGCCGCCACGTTCGATACCAACGTGCTGGGGACGCTTCTGAGCATGAAGCACGAATTGCGCGTGATGCAGCCCCAAGGCAGCGGCAGCATCATCAATCTGTCATCAACCATGGGCCAGAGAGGCGCGCCGGGCGCTTCCATGTATACTGCCAGCAAGCACGCGGTCGAAGGATTGACGAAAGCTGCGGCCGTCGAAGGGGCAGAGTTCGGTGTCCGCGTCAACGCGGTCGCGCCGGGTCCAGTCGAAACTGAGATGCTGAACCGGTTCACCGGCGGCGCCGACAGAAAAGCTGGCTTGATTGCGGGCGTGCCACTCAAGCGCGCAGGCAAGCCCGAGGAGATTGCCCGGGCCATCGTCTACCTCGCGTCCGACGATGCTTCGTTCGTCACGGGCCAGATACTAGGCGTCAACGGCGGCAAAACAGCTTCGTGA
- a CDS encoding IS256 family transposase, with protein sequence MSEDNIIKLIQPGNVEDQLTEILRNGARSLLAQAVEAEVADFLGKHADLKTEDGHQRVVRHGHLPEREVMTGIGPVAVRQPRVRDREADAADPGRIRFSPSILPPYMRRSKSIETLLPILYLKGISTGDFSEALAALLGKDAAGLSASAIGRLKDRWLAEHTAWQKRDLSAKRYVYIWADGIHLQARLEDEKQCILVLIGATPEGRKELVGFTDGVRESAQDWRDLLLDLKRRGLDVPPRLAIADGALGFWKAAGEVWPKTREQRCWVHKTANVIAKLPKSQQPKAKRALQEIWMAETKAAAELAFDAFIESYTPKYAKAADCLSKDRDTLLAFYDFPAEHWKHLRTTNPIESTFATVRHRTIRSKGCLSNKTALAMVFKLVEGAQKNWRRLDGHNQLPKLVLGVTFNNGIEVIAKPTDRQPTTAAA encoded by the coding sequence GTGTCTGAAGATAACATCATCAAGCTGATTCAGCCAGGAAACGTCGAAGATCAACTCACCGAAATCTTGCGCAATGGGGCGCGTTCCCTGCTTGCCCAGGCGGTAGAGGCCGAGGTTGCAGACTTTCTCGGCAAGCATGCCGATTTGAAGACCGAGGACGGCCACCAGCGCGTCGTCCGCCACGGTCACCTGCCGGAGCGCGAGGTGATGACCGGTATCGGTCCGGTCGCGGTCCGCCAACCGCGTGTGCGCGATCGCGAGGCGGACGCCGCCGATCCCGGCCGCATCCGGTTCTCGCCGTCGATCCTGCCGCCCTACATGCGCCGGTCAAAGTCGATCGAGACGCTGCTGCCGATCCTATATCTGAAGGGGATCTCGACCGGCGACTTCTCCGAGGCGCTGGCGGCGCTGCTCGGCAAGGACGCTGCCGGGTTGTCGGCATCCGCCATCGGTCGCCTGAAGGACCGTTGGCTCGCCGAACACACCGCGTGGCAGAAGCGCGATCTGTCGGCGAAGCGCTACGTCTACATCTGGGCCGATGGCATCCATCTCCAGGCACGCCTCGAAGACGAAAAGCAGTGCATCCTGGTGCTGATCGGCGCGACGCCGGAAGGCCGCAAGGAACTGGTCGGCTTCACCGATGGCGTCCGCGAGAGCGCGCAGGACTGGCGCGATCTGCTGCTCGACCTGAAGCGGCGCGGGCTCGACGTGCCGCCGCGGCTCGCCATCGCCGATGGCGCGCTCGGGTTCTGGAAGGCCGCCGGTGAGGTCTGGCCGAAAACACGCGAGCAGCGCTGCTGGGTGCACAAGACCGCGAACGTGATCGCCAAGTTGCCGAAGAGCCAGCAGCCGAAAGCCAAACGCGCGTTGCAGGAGATCTGGATGGCCGAAACCAAGGCCGCCGCCGAGCTGGCGTTCGACGCCTTCATCGAGAGCTACACGCCCAAATACGCGAAGGCGGCCGACTGCCTGAGCAAGGATCGGGACACGCTACTGGCGTTCTACGACTTCCCGGCCGAGCACTGGAAACACCTGCGGACTACCAATCCCATTGAAAGCACCTTCGCCACCGTGCGCCACCGCACGATCCGGTCGAAGGGCTGTCTATCCAACAAGACCGCGCTCGCGATGGTCTTCAAACTGGTCGAGGGCGCCCAGAAAAATTGGCGTCGTCTCGATGGCCACAACCAGTTGCCAAAACTCGTTCTCGGTGTGACATTCAACAACGGGATCGAGGTCATCGCCAAGCCGACCGACCGTCAGCCCACAACCGCCGCCGCCTGA
- a CDS encoding DUF427 domain-containing protein: MKIPGPDHPITIDANPSRVVVTVGGKVIADTSDALTLREASYPAVQYIARRDVDMAALTRSEHTTYCPYKGDASYYSIPAGGDRSLNAVWTYETPFEAMARIKDYLAFYPDRVDEIS, translated from the coding sequence ATGAAGATTCCGGGGCCCGACCATCCCATTACGATCGATGCGAACCCGTCTCGCGTCGTGGTCACAGTCGGCGGAAAGGTGATCGCCGACACAAGCGATGCGTTGACGCTTCGCGAGGCCTCCTATCCTGCCGTTCAGTATATCGCGCGTCGGGATGTCGATATGGCCGCGCTCACGCGCAGCGAACACACCACGTATTGCCCCTACAAGGGCGACGCTTCGTATTACAGCATTCCCGCTGGCGGTGATCGTTCGCTCAATGCGGTGTGGACGTATGAGACCCCTTTTGAAGCGATGGCGCGGATCAAGGATTACCTCGCCTTCTACCCCGACCGTGTCGACGAGATCAGCTAA